Proteins from one Pseudomonas sp. KBS0710 genomic window:
- a CDS encoding SCO family protein, with protein MSTLFTRRKVLTGMGLLGLGSLLGGCDYSPKLNFKYGKDLSDKIMGRTFKLKNTDGETVTLSSYRGLMPVVFFGFTQCPAVCPTTLARAAQAKKLMGRDGKIMQVVFITLDPERDTPELLDRYVKAFDPSFEALYGTPEEIAVAAKEFGIFYEKIPAGDTYTLSHTSTSFVFDTRGNLRLGLSASLTAKECAEDLLTVMEVC; from the coding sequence ATGAGTACGTTATTCACCCGCCGCAAAGTGCTGACCGGTATGGGCCTGCTGGGCCTGGGCAGCCTGCTGGGCGGCTGTGACTACAGCCCCAAGCTGAACTTCAAGTACGGCAAGGACCTCAGTGACAAGATCATGGGCCGCACCTTCAAGCTCAAGAACACCGACGGCGAAACCGTCACCCTGAGCTCGTACCGTGGCCTGATGCCGGTGGTGTTCTTCGGCTTCACCCAGTGCCCGGCCGTGTGCCCCACCACCCTGGCCCGCGCCGCCCAGGCCAAGAAGCTGATGGGCCGCGATGGCAAAATCATGCAAGTGGTGTTTATCACCCTCGACCCCGAGCGCGACACCCCCGAATTGCTCGACCGCTACGTCAAGGCCTTCGACCCCAGCTTCGAAGCGCTGTATGGCACCCCGGAAGAAATCGCCGTGGCCGCCAAGGAGTTCGGGATTTTTTATGAAAAGATCCCGGCCGGGGACACCTACACCCTGTCCCACACCTCCACCAGTTTCGTGTTCGACACCCGTGGCAACCTGCGCCTGGGCCTGTCGGCATCCCTTACCGCTAAAGAGTGCGCAGAAGACCTGCTCACCGTCATGGAGGTCTGCTAA
- a CDS encoding copper chaperone PCu(A)C: MTAVQTLKRLTFGLTLLGLAAHASAQVQVSDAWVRATVAGQTSSGAFMTVTADSDSKLLSVASPVAKDVQIHEMSMKDDVMRMGPVDSVALPAGKAIKLDPEGYHVMLMGLTGQIKQGDQVPLTLTVENAKGEKQTIEVKAPARALTDMGDMDHSKMH, from the coding sequence ATGACTGCCGTACAAACCCTCAAGCGCCTGACATTCGGCCTCACCTTGCTGGGCCTCGCGGCGCACGCCAGCGCCCAGGTACAGGTCAGCGACGCGTGGGTACGCGCAACCGTGGCGGGCCAGACCTCCAGCGGCGCGTTCATGACCGTCACCGCCGACAGCGACAGCAAACTGCTCAGCGTCGCCTCGCCTGTGGCCAAGGACGTGCAGATTCATGAAATGAGCATGAAGGACGACGTGATGCGCATGGGCCCGGTGGATTCGGTGGCCCTGCCTGCCGGCAAAGCGATCAAGCTCGACCCGGAGGGCTACCACGTGATGCTCATGGGCCTCACCGGCCAGATCAAGCAAGGCGACCAGGTGCCGCTGACCCTGACCGTGGAAAACGCCAAGGGCGAGAAGCAGACGATTGAAGTTAAGGCCCCTGCCCGAGCGCTGACGGACATGGGTGACATGGATCACAGCAAGATGCACTAA